From a region of the Colius striatus isolate bColStr4 chromosome 22, bColStr4.1.hap1, whole genome shotgun sequence genome:
- the BCAS2 gene encoding pre-mRNA-splicing factor SPF27 has protein sequence MAGPGLVAGDVVVDALPYFDQGYEAPGVREAAAALVEEETRRYRPTKNYLSYLPAHDYSAFETEIMRNEFERLAARQPLELLSMKRYELPAPSSGQKNDITAWQECVNNSMAQLEHQAVRIENLELMSQHGCNAWKVYNEHLVHMIEQAQKELQKLRKNIQDLNWQRKNMQLTAGAKLREMESTWVSLVSKNYEIERTIVQLENEISQIKQQHGEANKENIQQDFQ, from the exons ATGGCGGGCCCGGGGCTGGTGGCGGGGGACGTGGTGGTGGACGCGCTGCCGTACTTCGACCAGGGCTACGAGGCGCCGGGCGTGCGTGAGGCG GCCGCGGCGCTGGTGGAGGAGGAGACGCGGCGCTACCGGCCGACCAAGAACTACCTCAGCTACCTGCCGGCACACGACTACAGCGCCTTCGAG ACCGAGATCATGCGGAACGAGTTCGAGCGCTTGGCCGCCCGGCAGCCgctggagctgctcagcatGAAGAG GTACGAGCTGCCGGCCCCGTCCTCCGGCCAGAAGAACGATATCACGGCGTGGCAGGAGTGCGTGAACAACTCCATGGCGCAGCTGGAGCATCAGGCGGTCCGCATCGAGAACCTGGAGCTCATGTCGCAGCACGGCTGTAACGCCTGGAAGGTGTACAACGA ACACCTGGTTCATATGATAGAACAAGCCCAGAAAGAGCTTCAGAAGTTGAG gaAAAACATTCAAGATCTGAACTGGCAGCGGAAGAACATGCAGCTCACAGCTGGGGCCAAGCTACGCGAGATGGAATCTAC ATGGGTCTCTCTTGTCAGTAAGAATTATGAGATTGAAAGAACTATTGTGCAGCTCGAAAATGAAATTTCCCAGATCAAACAGCAGCACGGGGAAGCAAACAAAGAGAACATCCAGCAGGACTTCCAGTGA